In Streptomyces sp. NBC_01439, the following are encoded in one genomic region:
- a CDS encoding MMPL family transporter: protein MNTESARRPGLLHRSGRWCARHAWRVVALWVLALVGLGLANHTWGGTYADSFSLPGTSTQTGADLLTAHTTASGGTASALVITSDEGAVTDHRAAVETAVANLGRLPDVLSVADPLTTPGAVSANGRTAQVTVRFDGNPASFDPTYLAEVDTAVEPLRADDVTVEYGAPLGQLATPKSADRASEAIGLAVAVLVLLIGFGSVAATGLPLVTAVIGLSVSLAGLGLLAGHFGFAQAAPTLAAMMGLGVGIDYALFLATRYRALLHAGAEPTEAVGRTVATSGRAVLVAAATVAMALGGLCASGVGFIGALGVAAGLSVLVAAAASVTLTPALLGLLGRRIDRLHVREPVAEPTGEADVWQRWAVRVSRRPWLFLVGGLLVLGALAVPVASMQLGHVDAGAQSTSRTDRRAYDLITEGFGPGANGPLTVVTHLDSRHVESEGLRQDLAASLRRELAAVPGVASVTAPVPSPDRALLITTVVPTTGPQDAATADLIHTLQDETVPRTLSGTGATGYLTGTTAAAQTFTDTLTAKLPLIIAVVVAAAFLLLLTVFRSPLVALKAAVLNLFSIAAAYGVVVAVFQWGWGGALFGVTEKVPVESYVPMMMFAIVFGLSMDYEVFLLSRIRETWLSCRDNHRAVATGLAATARVITCAALIMTSVFLAFLLSTNVAVKMLALGLGVSVIIDATVVRLLLVPSSMYLLGRANWWLPDWLDRFLPHLDPEGPAAGPEPLAGYDPGSNPRSNPGPTPGPTPGSDPGAPGTPAPDFTPARGERR from the coding sequence ATGAACACTGAATCGGCCCGGCGACCGGGGCTGCTCCACCGGAGCGGGCGCTGGTGCGCCCGGCACGCCTGGCGGGTCGTCGCCCTGTGGGTACTGGCACTGGTCGGCCTCGGGCTCGCCAACCACACCTGGGGCGGCACCTACGCGGACAGCTTCTCCCTCCCCGGTACCAGCACCCAGACCGGCGCGGACCTGCTGACGGCCCACACCACCGCGTCCGGCGGCACCGCCTCCGCCCTCGTGATCACCTCCGACGAGGGTGCGGTCACCGATCACCGGGCGGCCGTCGAGACGGCCGTCGCCAACCTGGGCCGGCTTCCGGACGTCCTGTCGGTGGCCGACCCGCTCACCACCCCCGGGGCGGTCTCCGCAAACGGCCGGACCGCCCAGGTGACCGTCCGCTTCGACGGCAACCCGGCGAGCTTCGACCCCACCTACCTCGCTGAGGTCGACACCGCCGTCGAGCCGCTGCGCGCCGACGACGTCACCGTCGAGTACGGGGCCCCGCTCGGCCAGCTGGCCACCCCCAAGTCCGCCGACCGCGCCTCGGAGGCGATCGGTCTGGCCGTCGCCGTGCTCGTGCTGCTGATCGGCTTCGGCAGCGTCGCCGCCACCGGCCTGCCCCTGGTGACGGCCGTGATCGGCCTGTCCGTGAGCCTGGCCGGGCTCGGACTGCTCGCCGGGCACTTCGGCTTCGCCCAGGCCGCTCCGACCCTGGCCGCGATGATGGGCCTCGGCGTCGGCATCGACTACGCGCTCTTCCTCGCCACCCGCTACCGGGCCCTGCTGCACGCCGGAGCCGAACCCACCGAGGCGGTCGGCCGCACGGTGGCCACCAGCGGCCGGGCCGTGCTGGTCGCGGCCGCCACGGTGGCCATGGCCCTGGGCGGGCTGTGCGCCTCCGGCGTCGGCTTCATCGGCGCCCTCGGTGTCGCCGCCGGACTCAGCGTCCTCGTGGCCGCGGCCGCGTCCGTGACCCTGACCCCCGCCCTGCTCGGTCTGCTCGGCCGCCGCATCGACCGCCTGCACGTCCGCGAGCCGGTCGCGGAACCCACCGGTGAGGCGGACGTCTGGCAGCGCTGGGCCGTCAGGGTGAGCCGTCGCCCGTGGCTCTTCCTGGTCGGCGGCCTGCTCGTACTCGGTGCACTGGCGGTCCCCGTCGCGTCCATGCAGCTCGGCCACGTCGACGCAGGTGCCCAGTCCACCAGCAGGACCGACCGCCGCGCCTACGATCTGATCACCGAGGGCTTCGGCCCGGGGGCCAACGGCCCGCTCACCGTCGTCACCCACCTCGACAGCCGCCACGTCGAGAGCGAGGGCCTGCGCCAGGACCTCGCGGCGTCGCTCCGGCGCGAGCTGGCCGCCGTACCGGGCGTCGCCTCCGTCACTGCGCCGGTGCCCAGCCCCGACCGCGCCCTGCTCATCACCACGGTCGTGCCCACCACCGGCCCGCAGGACGCGGCCACCGCGGACCTGATCCACACCTTGCAGGACGAGACGGTGCCGCGGACGCTGTCGGGCACCGGAGCCACCGGCTACCTCACGGGCACGACCGCCGCCGCCCAGACCTTCACCGACACCCTCACCGCCAAACTGCCCCTGATCATCGCCGTGGTCGTCGCCGCCGCGTTCCTGCTGCTGCTGACCGTCTTCCGCAGCCCGCTGGTGGCGCTCAAGGCCGCCGTGCTCAACCTCTTCTCCATCGCCGCCGCCTACGGCGTGGTCGTCGCGGTCTTCCAATGGGGCTGGGGCGGGGCGCTGTTCGGCGTCACCGAGAAGGTGCCCGTCGAGTCCTACGTACCGATGATGATGTTCGCGATCGTCTTCGGGCTCTCCATGGACTACGAGGTCTTCCTGCTCTCCCGGATCCGCGAGACCTGGCTGAGTTGCCGGGACAACCACCGGGCCGTCGCCACCGGACTCGCCGCCACGGCCCGCGTCATCACCTGCGCGGCACTGATCATGACCAGCGTGTTCCTGGCGTTCCTGCTCTCCACCAACGTCGCCGTCAAGATGCTCGCGCTGGGCCTCGGCGTCAGCGTCATCATCGACGCCACCGTGGTCCGCCTGCTCCTGGTGCCCTCGTCCATGTACCTCCTCGGGCGCGCCAACTGGTGGCTCCCCGACTGGTTGGACCGGTTCCTTCCGCATCTCGACCCGGAAGGGCCCGCCGCCGGACCGGAGCCCCTTGCCGGGTACGATCCCGGATCGAATCCCCGATCGAATCCCGGACCGACTCCCGGACCTACTCCGGGATCTGACCCCGGTGCACCAGGCACCCCCGCACCCGATTTCACACCCGCACGAGGAGAACGGCGATGA